From the Kitasatospora viridis genome, one window contains:
- a CDS encoding SDR family NAD(P)-dependent oxidoreductase, protein MARNVVVTGGGTGIGLEIARRFVEAGEQVVIVGRRRAVLEAAVAELGGSVTPLVCDLADPDEVEAALRVLPTRIDVLVNNAGSRETGFGVGPHALLARWRGDFERNVLTAVLLTESVRDRLTPGEGRVVTISSIAALRGAGSFGAAKASLHAWNHFLAAQLGPSGITANIVAPGTVAGTEFFGPRLDDAEVSRRAARTLLGRIGETGEVAAAVHFLASPGAGFITGEILHCNGGELLGR, encoded by the coding sequence ATGGCCAGGAACGTTGTCGTCACCGGCGGTGGCACCGGGATCGGCCTGGAGATCGCCCGACGATTCGTCGAAGCCGGCGAGCAGGTGGTCATCGTCGGCCGCCGGCGGGCGGTGCTGGAGGCGGCCGTCGCCGAGCTGGGGGGCTCGGTCACCCCGCTGGTCTGCGACCTGGCCGACCCGGACGAGGTGGAGGCGGCGCTGCGGGTGCTGCCGACCCGGATCGACGTCCTGGTGAACAACGCGGGCAGCCGGGAGACCGGCTTCGGGGTCGGCCCGCACGCGCTGCTGGCCCGCTGGCGCGGCGACTTCGAACGCAACGTGCTGACCGCCGTGCTGCTCACCGAGTCGGTCCGCGACCGGCTCACCCCGGGCGAGGGGCGGGTGGTGACGATCAGTTCGATCGCGGCCCTGCGCGGGGCCGGTTCGTTCGGCGCGGCCAAGGCCTCGCTGCACGCCTGGAACCACTTCCTGGCCGCCCAGTTGGGCCCGTCCGGGATCACCGCCAACATCGTCGCGCCGGGCACGGTGGCCGGCACCGAGTTCTTCGGCCCCCGGCTGGACGACGCCGAGGTCTCCCGGCGGGCGGCCCGCACCCTGCTGGGCCGGATCGGCGAGACCGGCGAGGTGGCGGCCGCGGTGCACTTCCTGGCCTCCCCGGGGGCCGGCTTCATCACCGGCGAGATCCTGCACTGCAACGGCGGCGAGCTGCTCGGCCGTTGA
- a CDS encoding citrate synthase, whose product MRKSVSENSQSAVVLRYQGGEYEYPVVESTAGNSGFDISKLLPQTGLVTLDNGFGNTAAYKSAITFVDGDNGILRYRGFPIEQLAEQGSFIETAYLLINGELPSADQLAGFSNEITQHTLLHEDVKRFFQGFPRDAHPMAMLSSVVGALSTFYQDSHNPFDAGQRHLSTVRLLAKLPTIAAYAYKKSVGQPFVYPRNDLSYVENFLRMTFAVPAQEYELNPVIVNALDKLFILHADHEQNCSTSTVRLVGSSHANQFASISAGISALWGPLHGGANQAVLEMLEQIQADGGDVDAFIRKVKNREDGVKLMGFGHRVYKAFDPRAALVKGLAHDVLAQLGKSDELLEIALKLEEHALSDDFFISRKLYPNVDFYTGLIYRAMGFPTSMFTVLFALGRLPGWIAHWHEMINDPTSRIGRPRQIYTGTAIRDYVALDKR is encoded by the coding sequence GTGAGGAAGAGCGTGAGCGAGAACAGTCAAAGCGCCGTAGTACTGCGGTACCAGGGCGGCGAGTACGAGTACCCCGTCGTGGAGAGCACCGCCGGCAACTCTGGCTTCGACATCTCGAAGCTGCTCCCGCAGACCGGTCTGGTCACCCTGGACAACGGCTTCGGCAACACCGCCGCGTACAAGTCCGCGATCACCTTCGTGGACGGCGACAACGGAATCCTGCGCTACCGCGGCTTCCCGATCGAGCAGCTGGCCGAGCAGGGCAGCTTCATCGAGACCGCGTACCTGCTGATCAACGGTGAGCTGCCGAGCGCGGACCAGCTGGCCGGCTTCAGCAACGAGATCACCCAGCACACCCTGCTGCACGAGGACGTCAAGCGCTTCTTCCAGGGCTTCCCGCGGGACGCGCACCCGATGGCGATGCTCTCCTCCGTGGTGGGTGCCCTGTCCACCTTCTACCAGGACAGCCACAACCCGTTCGACGCCGGCCAGCGCCACCTGTCGACCGTCCGCCTGCTGGCGAAGCTGCCGACCATCGCGGCCTACGCCTACAAGAAGTCGGTCGGCCAGCCGTTCGTCTACCCGCGCAACGACCTGAGCTACGTCGAGAACTTCCTCCGGATGACCTTCGCGGTCCCGGCCCAGGAGTACGAGCTCAACCCGGTCATCGTCAACGCGCTGGACAAGCTGTTCATCCTGCACGCCGACCACGAGCAGAACTGCTCCACCTCGACCGTGCGCCTGGTCGGCTCCAGCCACGCCAACCAGTTCGCCTCGATCTCGGCCGGCATCTCGGCGCTCTGGGGCCCGCTGCACGGCGGCGCCAACCAGGCCGTGCTGGAGATGCTGGAGCAGATCCAGGCCGACGGCGGCGACGTCGACGCCTTCATCCGCAAGGTGAAGAACCGCGAGGACGGCGTCAAGCTGATGGGCTTCGGCCACCGCGTGTACAAGGCCTTCGACCCGCGCGCCGCGCTGGTCAAGGGCCTGGCGCACGACGTGCTGGCCCAGCTGGGCAAGTCGGACGAGCTGCTGGAGATCGCGCTCAAGCTGGAGGAGCACGCGCTCAGCGACGACTTCTTCATCTCCCGCAAGCTCTACCCGAACGTGGACTTCTACACCGGCCTGATCTACCGCGCCATGGGCTTCCCGACCAGCATGTTCACCGTGCTGTTCGCGCTCGGCCGGCTGCCGGGCTGGATCGCCCACTGGCACGAGATGATCAACGACCCGACCAGCCGGATCGGCCGCCCGCGGCAGATCTACACCGGCACCGCGATCCGCGACTACGTGGCGCTCGACAAGCGCTGA